One part of the Paenibacillus silvisoli genome encodes these proteins:
- a CDS encoding TetR/AcrR family transcriptional regulator: MYPAFAKLPEERQELIMTICIEEFAKYGYTNTSTDIITARAGISKGILFHYFKSKKNLYLAVVKHAMDVLVEKTVAETAKIGASDFFEHIKEIVLAKQRITMNYFNETELVQRVIAHPPKGVQAEVEKLIADYQKTFSTPAMLKSIYRSELLESAPLRDGLNVEQVFSHVTFVLNALSNKYLQLHKAQAHPPTVIEEKLINEIETFIDMIKFGVYRQPE, from the coding sequence GTGTATCCCGCATTCGCGAAGCTGCCGGAGGAGCGGCAGGAGCTGATTATGACGATCTGCATCGAGGAGTTTGCCAAGTACGGCTACACCAACACCTCCACGGATATCATTACGGCCAGGGCTGGCATTTCCAAAGGCATTTTGTTTCATTATTTCAAAAGCAAAAAAAATCTGTACCTCGCCGTCGTCAAGCACGCGATGGACGTTCTCGTGGAGAAGACCGTCGCGGAAACGGCCAAGATCGGCGCCTCCGACTTCTTCGAGCATATTAAGGAAATCGTGCTCGCGAAGCAGCGGATTACGATGAACTATTTTAATGAGACTGAACTTGTTCAGCGTGTCATCGCCCATCCGCCGAAGGGCGTTCAGGCCGAGGTCGAGAAGCTGATCGCCGATTACCAGAAGACGTTCTCGACGCCGGCCATGCTGAAGTCGATCTATCGGTCCGAACTGCTGGAATCCGCGCCGCTGCGCGATGGGCTGAACGTCGAGCAGGTATTCAGTCACGTCACCTTCGTATTGAACGCCTTATCGAACAAATATTTGCAGCTCCACAAGGCGCAGGCTCACCCTCCGACGGTAATCGAGGAAAAGCTCATCAACGAAATCGAAACGTTTATCGATATGATCAAATTCGGCGTCTACCGCCAGCCCGAATAA
- the purB gene encoding adenylosuccinate lyase — MLDRYSRPEMRAIWTEENKFKAWLEVELCACEAWVELGIIPREDVEALREKATFSIDRINEIELETRHDVIAFTRAVSETVGPERKWVHYGLTSTDVVDTAMGYLLRQANEILEKDITNFIEILRGQAVVYKDTAMMGRTHGVHAEPTTFGLKLALWYEEMKRNLERFRHAANGVQFGKISGAVGTYANIDPFVEEFTCKKLGISPAPISTQTLQRDRHAEYVGTLALIATSLDKFATEIRALQKSEFREVEEPFAKGQKGSSAMPHKRNPIGCENISGLSRVIRGHMLTAYENVTLWHERDISHSSAERVILPDSTMLLNYMLNRLGNIIKNLQVFPENMKRNMQRTFGVPFSGRVMTKLIDKGLSREQAYDTVQPRAMQAWEEQRQFRDIIEATPEITAHLSPEEIADAFNPAWHLKHVDTIFRRLELI; from the coding sequence ATGTTGGATCGTTACAGCAGACCGGAAATGAGAGCGATTTGGACGGAAGAGAACAAATTCAAAGCATGGCTCGAGGTTGAGCTTTGCGCATGCGAGGCTTGGGTAGAGCTCGGCATTATTCCGCGCGAGGACGTTGAAGCGCTTCGCGAGAAAGCGACGTTCAGCATCGACCGCATCAACGAAATCGAGCTGGAAACCCGCCATGACGTTATCGCGTTCACGCGCGCGGTATCCGAGACCGTAGGTCCGGAGCGCAAATGGGTGCATTACGGCCTAACGTCTACCGACGTAGTAGACACGGCGATGGGTTATCTGCTTCGCCAAGCGAATGAAATTCTCGAGAAGGACATCACGAACTTCATCGAAATTTTGCGCGGTCAAGCGGTTGTTTACAAGGATACGGCCATGATGGGCCGTACGCATGGCGTTCACGCGGAGCCGACGACGTTCGGCCTGAAGCTGGCGCTTTGGTACGAAGAGATGAAGCGCAACCTGGAGCGTTTCCGCCATGCGGCAAACGGCGTCCAGTTCGGCAAAATCTCCGGCGCCGTAGGCACATACGCGAACATCGATCCGTTCGTGGAAGAGTTCACGTGCAAGAAGCTCGGCATCTCGCCAGCGCCGATCTCGACGCAAACGCTGCAGCGCGACCGCCACGCCGAGTACGTCGGCACGCTGGCGCTGATCGCTACGTCGCTCGACAAGTTCGCTACGGAAATCCGCGCTTTGCAGAAGAGCGAATTCCGCGAAGTCGAAGAGCCGTTCGCGAAGGGTCAGAAGGGCTCGTCGGCAATGCCGCACAAGCGCAATCCGATCGGCTGCGAGAACATTTCCGGTTTGTCCCGCGTGATCCGCGGCCACATGCTGACGGCTTACGAGAACGTCACGCTGTGGCATGAGCGCGATATCAGCCACTCGTCGGCTGAGCGCGTCATCCTTCCGGATTCGACGATGCTGCTCAACTACATGCTGAATCGTCTAGGCAATATCATTAAGAACCTGCAAGTTTTCCCTGAAAATATGAAACGCAACATGCAGCGCACGTTCGGCGTGCCGTTCTCCGGCCGCGTCATGACGAAGCTGATCGATAAAGGCCTAAGCCGCGAGCAAGCGTACGACACGGTTCAACCGCGCGCGATGCAAGCTTGGGAAGAGCAGCGCCAATTCCGCGACATCATCGAAGCGACGCCGGAAATCACGGCTCACCTGTCGCCGGAAGAGATCGCGGACGCATTCAACCCGGCTTGGCATCTTAAGCACGTGGATACGATTTTCAGGCGGCTTGAGTTGATCTAA
- a CDS encoding ABC transporter permease subunit → MLLRREFKRNFRGLIIWSIIMAGIILMYLSIYPEFAKSQQGMNDMMNALPEGMKKAFGMDRLNLGSLLGFYGIEIHLMTTLLGSIYASLLASNIVAKEQHEKTIEFLLSKPITRSQIISQKLAAVIVNVLLFNVVIVLASLLGFQFSKDNDVSLGTFFLLESAVLLMHLTFASISFLFSAILKRTRSVVSMSLGLVFITYFFSIISGVSEHLTWLKYVSPFKYAEAAAIITDRYFDPLYVSIMGAVIVCCAASAYWYYSKKDITV, encoded by the coding sequence ATGCTTCTCAGAAGAGAATTCAAACGGAATTTCCGGGGATTGATTATTTGGAGCATCATTATGGCCGGCATTATTCTGATGTACTTAAGCATTTATCCCGAATTCGCCAAGTCGCAGCAAGGCATGAATGATATGATGAACGCGCTGCCGGAGGGCATGAAGAAAGCGTTCGGGATGGACCGGCTGAATCTGGGCTCCCTGCTCGGCTTTTACGGAATCGAAATTCATCTCATGACGACGCTGCTCGGCAGCATCTACGCATCTCTGCTCGCGTCAAACATTGTAGCTAAGGAGCAGCATGAGAAAACGATCGAGTTTCTCCTCTCGAAGCCGATCACCCGCTCGCAAATCATTTCCCAGAAGCTCGCCGCCGTCATCGTGAACGTGCTGCTGTTCAATGTCGTCATCGTCTTGGCCAGCTTGCTCGGCTTTCAATTCTCGAAGGATAACGACGTGTCGCTGGGGACGTTCTTCCTGCTGGAATCGGCCGTTCTGCTCATGCACCTGACGTTCGCGAGCATATCATTTCTGTTCTCGGCGATTCTGAAGCGCACGCGGTCGGTCGTGTCCATGTCGCTCGGACTCGTGTTCATTACGTATTTTTTCAGCATTATCTCAGGCGTATCCGAGCATTTGACGTGGCTCAAATATGTCAGTCCCTTTAAGTATGCCGAAGCGGCGGCGATAATAACCGACCGTTATTTCGATCCGTTGTACGTTTCGATCATGGGCGCCGTCATCGTCTGTTGCGCTGCGTCCGCTTATTGGTATTATAGTAAAAAAGACATCACCGTTTAG
- a CDS encoding phosphoribosylaminoimidazolesuccinocarboxamide synthase, translated as MTQALSTAVEYVKAPLLYKGKVRELYDLGEHYLIVVTDRISAFDYVLDPAVPEKGNVLNRLSAFWFEQTADMMPNHIVHTDVYKLGDLVTEPELLKNRIMVSKKAERIDIECVVRGYITGGGWRQYVNTSAINGIELPEGLRKNERFPAPLFTPAAKNDVGHDEDIPFERMQEMVGAELAEELRDKSIALYEFARGFCEERGIILADCKFEFGLIDGKVILIDEIFTPDSSRFWAKANYAYDIEIDSMDKEPVRTYLLGSDWDRDSKPAPLPQAVVEETTNRYLAIYKALTGQDLV; from the coding sequence ATGACACAAGCGTTGTCCACGGCTGTGGAGTATGTCAAAGCGCCGCTGCTGTATAAAGGAAAAGTGCGCGAGCTGTACGATCTGGGCGAGCATTATCTGATCGTCGTAACGGACCGGATCAGCGCGTTCGACTATGTGTTGGACCCGGCGGTGCCGGAGAAGGGCAATGTGCTGAATCGCCTGTCGGCGTTCTGGTTTGAGCAAACGGCCGACATGATGCCGAATCATATCGTGCACACCGATGTGTACAAGCTGGGCGATCTGGTGACGGAGCCTGAATTGCTAAAGAACCGGATCATGGTTTCGAAGAAAGCCGAGCGCATCGATATCGAGTGCGTCGTCCGCGGCTATATCACGGGCGGCGGCTGGAGACAATATGTGAACACATCGGCAATCAACGGCATCGAGCTGCCGGAGGGTCTGCGCAAGAACGAGCGCTTCCCGGCGCCGCTGTTCACGCCGGCCGCGAAGAACGACGTTGGCCACGACGAGGACATTCCGTTCGAGCGGATGCAGGAAATGGTCGGCGCCGAGCTGGCGGAAGAGCTTCGCGACAAGAGCATCGCGCTGTACGAATTCGCCCGCGGCTTTTGCGAAGAGCGCGGCATTATTTTGGCGGATTGCAAATTCGAATTCGGCCTCATCGACGGCAAAGTCATTCTCATCGACGAAATTTTCACTCCGGATTCCTCGCGTTTCTGGGCGAAAGCGAACTATGCGTACGACATCGAAATCGACAGCATGGACAAAGAACCGGTACGCACGTACTTGCTCGGCTCCGACTGGGACCGCGACAGCAAGCCGGCTCCTCTCCCGCAAGCGGTCGTCGAAGAAACAACCAACCGCTACCTAGCGATCTACAAAGCGCTAACCGGTCAAGACCTGGTTTAA
- the purE gene encoding 5-(carboxyamino)imidazole ribonucleotide mutase — protein MSAKVGVIMGSKSDWDTMKLACDVLDELQIPYEKKVVSAHRTPDLMFQYAETAAERGLKVIIAGAGGAAHLPGMVAAKTILPVIGVPVKSSNLNGLDSLLSIVQMPGGIPVATVAIGNAGGTNAGLLAAQMLGAFEPDVQARVQARRERIEREVLESSETL, from the coding sequence ATGTCAGCAAAAGTGGGCGTCATCATGGGCAGCAAATCCGATTGGGATACGATGAAGCTAGCCTGTGACGTTCTGGACGAGTTGCAAATTCCGTACGAGAAGAAGGTTGTGTCGGCGCATCGGACGCCGGATTTGATGTTCCAATACGCCGAAACGGCGGCAGAGCGCGGCTTGAAGGTTATTATCGCGGGCGCCGGCGGAGCCGCACACTTGCCCGGCATGGTCGCCGCGAAGACGATCCTGCCGGTTATTGGCGTGCCCGTGAAGTCGTCCAATTTGAACGGACTGGATTCGCTGCTGTCGATCGTGCAGATGCCGGGCGGCATTCCGGTTGCGACCGTCGCGATCGGTAACGCAGGCGGCACGAATGCGGGGCTGCTTGCGGCGCAGATGCTCGGCGCGTTCGAGCCGGACGTGCAAGCGCGCGTGCAAGCGCGCCGCGAACGGATTGAGCGGGAAGTGCTCGAAAGCAGTGAGACGCTATGA
- a CDS encoding ABC transporter ATP-binding protein, with product MSKPIVELKQLTKTYGKSRGITDISFAIEEGEVFGFIGPNGAGKSTTIRTLLNFVFPTSGSASILGLDIAKDAKEIRKHIGYLPSEVFYYDDMKVTDLLQYSAAFYGRKNPDRIAKLAERLDLDTSRKIEDLSFGNRKKVGIVQALLHEPKLLILDEPTGGLDPLMQHTFFELLKEERANGTTIFFSSHILGEVQKMCYRVAIIKDGSLIKVESVEQLLKNNLKNITLTASRPEELQLPQLSGIIKQETAGTHVKLLYGGNMKELVQGLADCAFTDILIEEPSLEEVFMHYYEKK from the coding sequence GTGAGCAAACCCATCGTAGAACTGAAGCAGCTGACGAAGACATACGGCAAAAGCCGCGGCATAACGGATATCTCCTTCGCCATCGAGGAAGGCGAGGTGTTCGGCTTCATCGGGCCGAACGGCGCGGGCAAGAGCACGACGATCCGGACGCTGCTCAATTTCGTGTTCCCGACCTCGGGCAGCGCCTCGATCCTTGGACTGGATATTGCCAAGGACGCCAAGGAAATTCGGAAGCACATCGGGTATTTACCATCGGAAGTGTTCTATTACGACGACATGAAGGTTACCGATTTGCTCCAGTACTCGGCTGCCTTCTACGGGCGTAAAAATCCCGATCGCATTGCCAAGCTTGCGGAACGGCTAGATCTGGACACCTCGCGCAAAATCGAGGACCTCTCCTTCGGCAACCGTAAAAAGGTTGGCATCGTTCAGGCGCTGCTGCACGAGCCGAAGCTGCTCATTCTTGACGAGCCTACCGGCGGCCTAGATCCGCTGATGCAGCATACCTTCTTCGAGCTGCTCAAGGAGGAGCGCGCGAACGGAACGACCATCTTCTTCTCGTCCCACATCCTCGGGGAGGTGCAGAAAATGTGCTACCGGGTCGCCATTATTAAAGACGGATCGCTGATTAAAGTCGAATCCGTGGAGCAGCTGCTGAAGAACAATTTGAAGAACATCACGTTGACCGCAAGCCGTCCCGAAGAGCTTCAGCTCCCGCAGCTAAGCGGCATCATCAAGCAAGAAACAGCCGGCACGCATGTAAAGCTGCTTTACGGCGGCAATATGAAAGAGCTCGTGCAAGGGCTGGCGGATTGCGCGTTTACCGATATTTTGATCGAAGAGCCTTCGCTCGAGGAAGTATTCATGCATTATTACGAGAAAAAATAA
- the purK gene encoding 5-(carboxyamino)imidazole ribonucleotide synthase, whose amino-acid sequence MSGLHGKEVKVILPGSTVGILGGGQLGRMMANAGSAMGYRFVALDPTPDAPCGQVSSQIVAAYDDREAARELARRADVITYEFENVDAGVAAMLMDESYVPQGSELLYTTQHRLREKRAIEAAGVKVAPYAEVRSADELREAVSRFGLPCVLKTAMGGYDGKGQWVIRSEAEIGEAFETLSRAGTELVVEQFIRFQKELSVIAARSPQGEIRTFPAAENIHVENILHLSIVPARIDEELQREAERLAARIAEGLGVVGLIAVELFLTENGELFVNELAPRPHNSGHYTMEACRTSQFEQHVRAVCGLPLGDTALLTPVVMVNVLGEHVEPLLELMARKDEHAERLGVAPKIHLYGKHEAKHKRKMGHANVLAADVEQALAWISETNIWRV is encoded by the coding sequence ATGAGCGGCTTGCATGGTAAAGAAGTGAAAGTGATTTTGCCGGGCTCGACGGTGGGCATCCTCGGCGGCGGCCAGCTCGGCCGGATGATGGCGAATGCCGGCAGCGCGATGGGCTACCGGTTCGTGGCGCTCGATCCGACGCCGGATGCGCCGTGCGGTCAGGTGTCGAGCCAGATCGTCGCCGCTTATGACGACCGCGAAGCGGCACGCGAGCTGGCGCGGCGCGCCGACGTTATCACGTACGAGTTCGAGAACGTCGACGCCGGCGTTGCGGCGATGCTCATGGACGAATCGTACGTGCCGCAGGGCAGCGAGCTGCTTTATACGACGCAGCACCGGCTGCGCGAGAAGCGGGCCATCGAAGCGGCCGGCGTGAAGGTAGCGCCGTACGCGGAGGTGCGCAGCGCGGATGAGCTTCGCGAGGCGGTAAGCCGCTTCGGCCTGCCTTGCGTGCTGAAGACCGCGATGGGCGGCTATGACGGCAAAGGCCAGTGGGTCATCCGCAGCGAGGCCGAGATCGGCGAAGCGTTCGAAACGCTGAGCCGTGCCGGAACGGAGCTGGTCGTGGAGCAATTCATCCGCTTCCAGAAGGAGCTCTCGGTCATTGCGGCACGAAGCCCGCAGGGCGAGATCCGCACGTTCCCGGCAGCGGAGAACATCCATGTGGAGAACATTTTGCATCTGTCGATCGTGCCGGCTCGCATCGATGAAGAGCTTCAGCGCGAAGCGGAGCGGCTGGCGGCTAGAATCGCCGAAGGGCTTGGCGTCGTCGGCTTGATCGCGGTTGAGCTGTTCTTGACTGAGAACGGCGAGCTGTTCGTGAACGAGCTTGCGCCGCGTCCGCATAACAGCGGCCATTACACGATGGAAGCGTGCCGCACCTCGCAGTTCGAGCAGCATGTGCGCGCCGTATGCGGATTGCCGCTTGGCGACACCGCGCTGCTGACGCCGGTGGTCATGGTGAACGTGCTCGGCGAGCATGTGGAACCGCTGCTGGAGCTGATGGCGCGCAAGGATGAGCATGCAGAACGTTTGGGCGTCGCGCCTAAAATTCATTTATATGGGAAACATGAAGCCAAACATAAACGGAAGATGGGCCACGCGAACGTGCTCGCAGCGGATGTCGAGCAGGCGCTGGCGTGGATTTCCGAAACGAATATTTGGAGGGTTTAA